gccccacagcccccacaccccccacatcccccacatcccccacagccccccacagccccagagccctcacagcccccatagccccccTCAGCGCCCCATAGCCCCCCatagccccccacagcccccctcagcacccacagccccacagcccccacatctcccacagcccctcacatcccccacaccccccacatcccccacatccccctcagcacccacagccccacagcccccacaccccccacatcccccacatcccccacatccccccacagcccccacaccccccacagcccccacaccccccacaccccccaccccccccggtTCCCGGTAGGATCGTGCTGGTGGAGAGCATCCCTGAGGGAATGGCCCCCGGCGCCGGCCGCGCGCCCAACCCGTCCACCTTCGAGGcgtggctggggctgctgggcacGGCCGCCCGCAGCGTGGACATCGCCTCCTTCTACTGGACGCTGACCAACGAGGACACGCGGACGCGCGAGCCCAGCGCGGCGCAGGTCGGTCCGGCGCCCGGCCCGCCGTTCCCGCCGCCGTTCTGCCCGGCTTTCCCCGGGTCTCAGCCGCTCCCGCTTTGTTTGGGGCGCTCAGGGCGAGCGGATCCTGGCGGAGCTGCTGCGGCTGCCCCGGCGCGGCGTGGCCGTGCGCGTGGCCGTCAGTGCCCCCCTCGGCCAAGGCGCCGCTGGACGATCTGCGGGCGCTGGAGCGCAGCGGTGAGCGAGGGGAGCCCCCGGAAtcggggctctgggggggggtctgggggggagtTCGAGAGGGAGACGCCCGATGCCGGCGCCGCAGGTGCGGCCGTGCGCGCCGTGGACCTGCCGCGCCTCACCGGCGGCGTCCTGCACACCAAGTTCTGGCTCGTGGACGGCGTCCACCTCTACGTCGGCAGCGCCAACATGGACTGGAGGTCCCTGACTCAGGTGGGTTGTGCCGGGGGATGGGGCCGAACGCGGCAGGGTTGGTGTGGAAGCCGGTGGATGGAGCCGGAGATGACGGTGACGGCGTGGAACCCAACGGGGTTGGCCCCAAACCCGGCATGGATGGTGCCAAACCCAACGGGGTTGGCCCCAAACCCAACGAATGGTGCCGAGCCCAACAAGGGTGGCCCCAAACCCAATGGGGTTGGCCCCAAATCCAATGAATGGTGCTGAACCCAGCGAGGTTGGCCCCAAACCCAACGAGGTTGGCCCCAAACTCAAGGTTGGCCCCAAACCCAACAACGTTGGCCCCAAACCCAACAAATGGTGCTGAACCCAGCGAGGTTGGCCCCAAACCCAACGAGGTTGGCCCCAAACTCAGGGTTGGCCCCAAACCCAATGACGTTGGCCCCAAACCCAACAAATGGTGCTGAACCCAACGAGGTTGGCCCCAAACCCAACGAGGATGGTGCCGAACCCCCTGGTTGGCACCGAACCCAACAGGGTTGGCACCAACCCAATCCCGGCACCGGGGCTGTCCCAAACTTtgggcactggggagggacCGCGGCGCCGTCCGATGAGCTGCCGGCGCCGCTCGCCGCAGGTGAAGGAGCTCGGAGCCGCCGTCTACAACTGCAGCTGCTTGGCCCAGGATTTGGGCAAAATCTTCGAGGCCTACTGGGCTCTGGGCGTTCCCGACGCGTCCATCCCGGCGCCGTGGCCGGACAACTACTCCACCGCCTTCAACATGGAGACGCCGCTGGAGCTGGCGCTCAACGACACCGCGGCCGCCGTCTACTTCTCGGTAGGTGCCGCGCCCGCGGGGTGGGCGctcccggggccggcggcggccgTGCCGGGGTTGACGCCGTCCCGGCGCTCCCGGCAGAGCTCGCCGCCCCCGCTCTGCGCCGCCGGCCGCACGCAGGACCTGGACGCCCTCCTGTCCGTCATCGACGGCGCCGAGGCCTTCGTGGACGTGGCGGTGATGAGTTACCTGCCCACCACCGAGTTCTCGCGGCCCGAGCGCTTCTGGCCGGCCATCGACGAGCGGCTGCGCAAGGCCGTGTTCGAGCGCGGCGTGCGGCTGCGGCTGCTGGCGGGCTGCTGGCGGCACAGCCGCGCCTCCATGTTCCCCTTCCTCAAGTCGCTCGCCGCCGTCGCCGACAACCACACGCACTACGACGTGGAGGTGGTGGGTACCGCGGGCACGGTGCCCTCAGGGGGTGACAGCCCCTCAGAAGGTGACAGCCCCTCAGAGGGATGACAGCACCTCAGAAGGTGACGGTGCCCTCAGAGGGATGACAGTTCCCTCAGAGGGTGACAGCCCCTCAGGGGGTGACAGCCCCTCAGAAGGTGACAGTGCCCTCAGAGGGGTGACAATCCCTCAGAGGGGTGACAGCCCCTCAGGGGGTGACAGCCCCTCAGAAGGTGACGGTGCCCTCAGAGGGGTGACAGCCCCTCAGGGGGTGACAGCCCCTCAGAAGGTGACAGTGCCCTCAGAGGGGTGACAATCCCTCAGAGGGGTGACAGCCCCTCAGAAGGTGACAGTGCCCTCAGAGGGGTGACAGCCCCTCAGGGGGTGACAGCCCCTCAGAAGGTGACGGTGCCCTCCCGCCCCCAGCGCCTGTTCCTGGTGCCCGCGAGCGCGGCCCAGGCGCGGATCCCCTTCGCCCGCGTCAACCACCACAA
This window of the Aphelocoma coerulescens isolate FSJ_1873_10779 chromosome 34, UR_Acoe_1.0, whole genome shotgun sequence genome carries:
- the PLD3 gene encoding LOW QUALITY PROTEIN: 5'-3' exonuclease PLD3 (The sequence of the model RefSeq protein was modified relative to this genomic sequence to represent the inferred CDS: deleted 1 base in 1 codon); amino-acid sequence: MGLDGAYTKLDPLEPREAPPPRAPPGAALVAVLAALFLLTFLILGRPRLRGDADGSAGSCGDGCRIVLVESIPEGMAPGAGRAPNPSTFEAWLGLLGTAARSVDIASFYWTLTNEDTRTREPSAAQGERILAELLRLPRRGVAVRVAVSAPSAKAPLDDLRALERSGAAVRAVDLPRLTGGVLHTKFWLVDGVHLYVGSANMDWRSLTQVKELGAAVYNCSCLAQDLGKIFEAYWALGVPDASIPAPWPDNYSTAFNMETPLELALNDTAAAVYFSSSPPPLCAAGRTQDLDALLSVIDGAEAFVDVAVMSYLPTTEFSRPERFWPAIDERLRKAVFERGVRLRLLAGCWRHSRASMFPFLKSLAAVADNHTHYDVEVRLFLVPASAAQARIPFARVNHHKYMVTEKAAYVGTSNWSGDYFERTAGSALVVAQPGGGAGTFRERLQDVFERDWSSQYSVDIGDAESWGSRCGPR